The following proteins are co-located in the Flammeovirga kamogawensis genome:
- a CDS encoding histidine kinase — protein MNKELLNFYKNSSLGIAVYRRIGKYKFEFVYYNKAGQEMDGVIGIDYNGKLIDEIFPNIKNFGLLDLLEDVYHTGTTKELPLSGYTVNNHLKLYRKNRVQKLEKDLVVSVYSDESKTQEYISRIEKENHILNKALDYTSHDLRGNLSTSLGVLELFETIDVKPDEKEYLLHVMKENLEKIDNNIHRLVRMLYKAISDKEEKVSV, from the coding sequence ATGAACAAAGAACTATTAAATTTTTACAAAAATTCCTCCTTAGGAATTGCTGTATATCGGCGAATCGGAAAGTATAAGTTTGAATTTGTTTACTATAATAAAGCCGGACAGGAAATGGATGGTGTAATAGGTATAGATTATAATGGAAAGCTTATTGATGAAATATTTCCAAATATTAAAAACTTTGGATTATTAGACCTCTTGGAAGATGTATATCATACAGGAACAACAAAAGAATTACCATTATCTGGCTATACCGTAAATAATCATTTAAAATTATACAGAAAGAATAGAGTACAGAAACTCGAAAAAGACTTAGTTGTGAGTGTCTATTCTGATGAATCTAAGACGCAAGAATATATCAGTAGAATAGAAAAAGAGAACCATATATTAAATAAAGCTTTAGACTATACCTCACATGATTTAAGAGGGAATTTATCAACCTCTTTAGGTGTATTAGAATTATTTGAAACAATAGACGTAAAACCAGATGAAAAAGAATATTTACTACATGTAATGAAAGAAAATTTAGAAAAAATTGATAACAATATACATCGGCTTGTAAGGATGTTATATAAAGCAATTTCTGATAAAGAAGAAAAAGTATCTGTATAA
- the groL gene encoding chaperonin GroEL (60 kDa chaperone family; promotes refolding of misfolded polypeptides especially under stressful conditions; forms two stacked rings of heptamers to form a barrel-shaped 14mer; ends can be capped by GroES; misfolded proteins enter the barrel where they are refolded when GroES binds): protein MAKNLHFDAEALDGLKKGVDALANAVKVTLGPKGRNVILEKSFGSPHVTKDGVSVAKEIELADPLQNMGAQLVKEVASKTADEAGDGTTTATVLTQAIFTTGIKNVAAGANPMDLKRGIDKAVKAIVAELKSTSKTVETNKEVEQIATISANNDAEIGTMIAEAMEKVGKDGVITVEEAKGTETEVKTVEGMQFDRGYLSPYFVTNTEKMEADMETPFILIYDKKVSTMKELLPVLEAVAQTGKPLVIIAEDVDSEALATLVVNKIRGALKVAAVKAPGFGDRRKAMLQDIAVLTGGTVISDETGMKLEDATIDMLGTAEKVIIDKDNTVVVNGAGSSEAVANRVAEIRVQMENTTSDYDKEKLQERLAKLAGGVAIIYIGAATETEMKEKKDRVDDALSATRAAVEEGIIVGGGTALLRASAILGQVETAHEDEAIGVQIIKTAIQAPLRTILENAGLEASVIVNKILEGEGAFGFNARTEEYQDLVAAGVIDPTKVTRLALEHAASVASLLLTTDCVVSNEKEEGAAAAPAMPPMGGGMPGMM from the coding sequence ATGGCAAAAAATCTTCATTTCGATGCTGAGGCACTCGATGGTTTAAAAAAAGGTGTTGATGCTTTAGCAAACGCAGTAAAAGTTACTTTAGGACCAAAAGGTCGTAATGTTATTCTTGAAAAGTCATTTGGTTCACCTCATGTTACTAAAGATGGTGTATCTGTAGCAAAGGAAATTGAATTAGCAGATCCATTACAAAATATGGGTGCACAATTAGTAAAAGAAGTTGCTTCTAAAACTGCTGATGAAGCAGGTGATGGTACAACAACTGCTACTGTATTGACACAAGCAATCTTCACTACGGGTATTAAAAACGTAGCTGCAGGTGCAAACCCAATGGATTTAAAACGCGGTATCGACAAAGCTGTTAAAGCTATCGTTGCTGAGTTAAAATCAACTTCTAAAACTGTTGAAACAAACAAAGAAGTTGAGCAAATTGCTACTATTTCTGCTAATAACGATGCTGAAATTGGAACAATGATCGCTGAAGCGATGGAAAAAGTTGGTAAAGATGGTGTAATTACTGTTGAAGAAGCTAAAGGTACTGAAACAGAAGTAAAAACTGTTGAAGGTATGCAGTTTGATCGTGGTTACTTATCTCCATACTTTGTGACAAACACAGAGAAAATGGAAGCTGACATGGAAACTCCATTTATCTTAATTTACGATAAGAAGGTTTCTACTATGAAAGAACTTCTTCCTGTATTGGAAGCTGTTGCTCAAACGGGTAAACCTTTAGTAATTATTGCAGAAGATGTAGATTCTGAAGCTTTAGCTACTTTAGTTGTAAACAAAATCCGTGGTGCATTAAAAGTTGCAGCTGTGAAAGCTCCTGGTTTTGGTGACCGTAGAAAAGCAATGCTACAAGATATTGCTGTATTAACTGGTGGTACTGTAATCTCTGACGAGACAGGTATGAAACTAGAAGATGCAACTATTGACATGTTAGGTACTGCTGAGAAGGTAATTATCGACAAAGACAATACTGTTGTTGTTAATGGTGCTGGTTCTTCTGAAGCTGTTGCTAACCGTGTTGCTGAAATCCGTGTTCAAATGGAGAACACTACTTCAGATTATGACAAAGAAAAACTTCAAGAGCGTTTAGCGAAGTTAGCAGGTGGTGTAGCAATCATCTACATTGGTGCTGCTACAGAAACTGAAATGAAAGAGAAAAAAGACCGTGTTGATGATGCTTTATCTGCTACAAGAGCTGCAGTAGAAGAAGGCATTATTGTTGGTGGTGGTACTGCTTTATTACGTGCTTCTGCTATCTTAGGACAGGTTGAAACTGCTCATGAAGATGAAGCTATTGGTGTTCAAATCATCAAAACTGCTATCCAAGCTCCTTTAAGAACTATCTTAGAGAATGCTGGACTTGAAGCATCTGTAATTGTAAATAAAATTTTAGAAGGCGAAGGTGCTTTCGGATTTAATGCTCGTACAGAAGAATATCAAGACTTAGTTGCTGCGGGTGTTATTGACCCAACTAAAGTAACTCGTTTAGCTTTAGAGCATGCTGCTTCTGTTGCTTCTTTATTATTAACTACAGACTGTGTAGTTTCTAATGAAAAAGAAGAAGGTGCTGCTGCTGCTCCTGCTATGCCTCCAATGGGTGGTGGTATGCCAGGTATGATGTAA